The following coding sequences are from one Salvia hispanica cultivar TCC Black 2014 chromosome 3, UniMelb_Shisp_WGS_1.0, whole genome shotgun sequence window:
- the LOC125211212 gene encoding uncharacterized protein LOC125211212, whose product MIPPFLYLYKTRTSCPQHHHTLTQTQTQTHTTTLRDHTPEAMLRLVLSGVVLLLLATPQGASAAGPKPKKVKCKNKNYPSCLNKDLYCPTTCARDCLVDCKSCQPVCPPSPPIPPPKVSKVKCKDKNYKKTCNKQLLCPDDCPSTCVADCVSCKAICPATLPTPGYSPPPPPVTPPSPPPSSPPVVTPPSPPPSSPPVATPPSPPPSSPPVATPPSPTPSPPVATPPSPTPSPPVATPPSPTPSPPEATPPSPTPPSPEVTPSPPPVVAGVKRARCRNRKYPNCYLQEHPCPKDCPGTCEVDCVSCSPVCSCDRPGTVCQDPRFVGADGITFYFHGKKDQDFCIVSDTNLHINAHFIGRRNENMGRDFTWVQSLGILFDDHQISIGAKKTATWDDAVDRLELSFDASPVFLAMGEGARWQPESAPGISITRSLDTNAVVIEVEGNFQIKAAVVPITKKDSMIHNYGITDEDCFAHLDLGFKFYSLSGEVKGVLGQTYASNYVSRVKMGVSMPVLGGQREFASSSLFSTDCDVARFKGTQLMSSSNNFQHASLNCASGLDGRGVVCKR is encoded by the exons ATGATCCCACCATTTCTCTACCTCTATAAAACAAGAACCTCATGCCCCCAACACCACCACACActcacacaaacacaaacacaaacacacactactACATTGAGGGATCACACACCAGAAGCCATGCTCCGCCTCGTCTTGTCGGGCGTCGTCCTCCTCCTGCTCGCTACTCCGCAGGGGGCGTCCGCGGCCGGGCCCAAGCCCAAGAAGGTGAAGTGCAAAAACAAGAACTACCCTTCTTGTCTCAACAAGGATCTCTACTGCCCCACTACGTGTGCTCGCGACTGCCTCGTCGACTGCAAGTCGTGCCAGCCCGTCTGCCCGCCCTCGCCTCCTATTCCGCCCCCTAAAGTGAGCAAAGTTAAGTGCAAGGACAAGAACTACAAGAAGACTTGCAACAAGCAGCTCCTCTGCCCCGACGATTGTCCCTCCACGTGCGTGGCTGACTGTGTCTCGTGCAAGGCCATTTGCCCCGCAACTCTCCCGACTCCAGGCTACAGCCCACCTCCGCCACCCGTGACTCCTCCTAGCCCACCTCCTTCATCACCACCGGTGGTGACTCCTCCTAGCCCACCTCCTTCATCACCACCGGTGGCGACTCCTCCTAGCCCACCTCCTTCATCACCACCGGTGGCGACTCCTCCTAGCCCAACTCCGTCACCACCGGTGGCGACTCCTCCTAGCCCAACTCCTTCCCCACCAGTGGCGACTCCTCCTAGCCCAACTCCTTCCCCACCGGAGGCGACTCCTCCTAGCCCAACTCCTCCGTCACCGGAGGTGACTCCCAGCCCGCCTCCAGTTGTTGCCGGAGTTAAGAGAGCTCGTTGCAGAAACAGGAAATACCCGAACTGCTACCTCCAGGAGCACCCGTGTCCAAAAGATTGCCCCGGAACTTGTGAGGTTGATTGCGTCTCTTGCAGCCCGGTTTGCA GCTGCGATAGGCCGGGAACAGTTTGCCAAGACCCGAGATTCGTTGGCGCTGACGGGATCACGTTCTACTTCCACGGCAAAAAGGACCAAGATTTCTGCATCGTCTCCGACACCAACCTGCACATCAACGCTCATTTCATCGGTAGGAGAAACGAGAACATGGGAAGGGACTTCACCTGGGTCCAGTCGCTTGGGATCCTCTTCGACGACCATCAGATCTCGATTGGCGCCAAGAAGACGGCTACCTGGGACGACGCTGTCGACCGCTTGGAACTCTCCTTCGATGCATCACCCGTCTTCCTCGCTATGGGCGAGGGCGCAAGATGGCAACCAGAATCCGCGCCCGGGATAAGCATCACCAGGTCCCTCGACACGAACGCAGTGGTGATCGAGGTGGAAGGCAACTTCCAGATCAAAGCAGCAGTTGTTCCCATCACCAAGAAGGATTCCATGATTCACAACTACGGGATCACGGACGAGGACTGCTTCGCCCACCTTGATCTCGGGTTCAAGTTTTACTCGTTGAGCGGTGAAGTGAAGGGAGTCCTGGGACAGACATACGCAAGCAACTACGTCAGCAGGGTGAAGATGGGAGTCAGCATGCCGGTTTTGGGAGGACAGAGAGAATTCGCATCTTCGAGCCTCTTCTCCACAGACTGCGACGTCGCTAGGTTCAAGGGGACGCAGCTGATGAGTTCTTCGAACAATTTTCAGCATGCAAGCTTAAACTGTGCAAGCGGCCTTGACGGCCGTGGAGTGGTGTGCAAGAGATAA
- the LOC125214834 gene encoding RING finger protein 148-like encodes MEESNEAENDFVIGLPVEETVGYDYNNFTLMWGRPTPPPLPSQNEDGGGDEVEEAVDYDNSFTLMQFEYELLSQFDTRYYSKDDDVVDDGEDDCCVCLQRLHHGLVATLHCRHEFHEDCIGRWLVRGHDSCPLCRHEFYDHLSFVL; translated from the coding sequence ATGGAAGAAagtaatgaagccgaaaatgATTTCGTGATCGGACTCCCGGTGGAAGAAACGGTTGGTTACGACTACAACAACTTTACGTTGATGTGGGGTCGACCAACGCCGCCGCCGTTGCCGTCCCAAAATGAAGACGGAGGCGGAGACGAGGTGGAAGAAGCGGTTGATTACGATAACTCCTTTACCTTGATGCAGTTCGAATACGAGCTGCTCTCTCAATTCGATACGCGTTACTACAGCAAGGACGACGACGTTGTTGACGATGGAGAAGACGACTGCTGCGTATGTCTCCAGCGTCTGCACCATGGACTCGTTGCGACTCTGCATTGTCGCCACGAGTTTCACGAGGACTGCATAGGGAGGTGGCTTGTCCGTGGCCATGATTCGTGCCCCCTATGCCGCCACGAGTTTTACGACCATCTGTCttttgttctctag
- the LOC125211211 gene encoding ultraviolet-B receptor UVR8 — translation MEQSDEIPIQSSNLSRKIVAISAGEAHTLALTGDGKVYSWGRGTFGRLGTGSEEDRNLPVLVKFFGSGDEREEKLKIVAIAAGAYHSLALADDGSVWGWGYGSYGQIGASGENSMVPRLLDGFFGLGSPGSSAQDYETKRGKPLKISSVKAGGMMSLAIDDIGSLWMWGNCPHPPQTGSSEGDLEHESISAPAPVWDFHGHTVVKVACGDEHVVALVSAGEAYEGGDLLCYSWGSNSNGQLGLGDTESRWQPAMVETFNLESPWEVYDIACGKSHTALLAQRKRPSDTLESVCWTFGLGDNGQLGHGTTQNLTSPQLVKGLPETVFLVSVDCGLFHTSVVSSAGEVWAWGMERGLGLCPNARYFGADAGDALSPLLIPCNGVYDPRFPEPLQVACGAAHTVLVADSGYKLWSWGRGRSGVLGNGRTDDCYVPTLALWPLLSEDFKEEKANNVEQTEPVGKKTPEGSVEADKKLSAAMAEMQLLQSKLSVVERYASMLHGSIFGRPLQDHEIASLQENTKSDIAKEWEAMLESSDQRKLAHLEMFYRNMLAGVKDKLMKKRIQEIVKECLKSQATTRTE, via the exons ATGGAGCAAAGTGATGAAATCCCGATACAGTCCAGCAATCTTTCGAGAAAAATCGTAGCGATTTCTGCTGGAGAAGCACACACTCTCGCTCTAACTG GAGATGGAAAGGTGTATTCTTGGGGGAGAGGGACATTCGGCCGGCTCGGCACCGGTTCGGAGGAGGACCGGAACCTTCCGGTTCTGGTTAAATTCTTCGGTTCCGGTGATGAGAGGGAAGAGAAGCTCAAGATTGTTGCAATTGCTGCTGGGGCATATCACAGTCTTGCTCTTGCTG ATGATGGATCAGTGTGGGGATGGGGTTATGGCTCGT ATGGCCAAATTGGTGCTTCCGGAGAAAACTCTATGGTGCCTCGCTTATTAGACGGTTTCTTTGGACTGGGGTCCCCGGGTTCTTCAGCACAGGATTATGAAACGAAGAGAGGGAAGCCGCTTAAG ATTTCGTCTGTCAAAGCTGGGGGAATGATGTCACTGGCGATAGACGATATTGGGTCGCTTTGGATGTGGGGGAACTGTCCCCATCCTCCGCAGACCGGATCATCGGAAGGAGACCTTGAACATGAAAGTATCTCGGCGCCAGCTCCGGTCTGGGATTTCCATGGACACACTGTTGTTAAGGTTGCGTGTGGTGACGAGCACGTTGTTGCATTAGTCAGTGCTGGAGAGGCATATGAAGGCGGCGACCTGCTGTGCTACTCATGGGGAAGTAACAGCAACGGCCAATTAGGATTGGGCGATACGGAAAGCAGGTGGCAACCGGCAATGGTGGAAACGTTCAACTTAGAGTCCCCGTGGGAGGTCTACGATATAGCTTGTGGTAAGTCGCATACGGCTCTACTGGCTCAGAGGAAGAGACCGAGTGACACTTTAGAGAGTGTTTGCTGGACGTTCGGCTTGGGGGACAACGGGCAGCTTGGTCACGGAACCACCCAAAATCTAACGTCCCCTCAACTCGTAAAGGGATTGCCAGAGACTGTGTTCCTGGTATCGGTAGATTGTGGCTTGTTCCACACGAGTGTCGTCTCGTCTGCTGGAGAGGTGTGGGCTTGGGGAATGGAGAGGGGCCTAGGTCTATGTCCCAATGCTAGGTATTTTGGGGCGGATGCGGGAGATGCTCTTTCTCCTTTATTGATTCCTTGCAATGGGGTATACGACCCCCGGTTCCCGGAGCCTTTGCAGGTTGCGTGCGGTGCAGCCCACACGGTTCTTGTTGCAGACTCTGGGTATAAGCTCTGGTCGTGGGGTAGGGGACGAAGTGGTGTCCTTGGAAATGGTAGGACGGACGATTGCTACGTCCCCACCTTAGCACTATGGCCTCTTCTCTCCGAGGATTTCAAAGAAGAGAAAGCAAACAATGTGGAGCAAACCGAGCCTGTCGGAAAAAAAACTCCCGAAGGAAGTGTGGAAGCAGATAAAAAACTGTCCGCGGCAATGGCTGAGATGCAGCTTCTCCAATCAAAACTTTCGGTAGTGGAAAGATACGCAAGCATGCTTCATGGCTCGATTTTTGGGAGGCCTCTCCAAGACCACGAGATAGCCTCTCTCCAGGAGAacactaaatctgatattgcAAAAGAGTGGGAGGCTATGCTGGAATCATCGGATCAGAGGAAACTCGCACACCTAGAAATGTTCTACCGTAACATGCTTGCCGGTGTGAAAGATAAGCTGATGAAGAAAAGGATACAAGAGATCGTGAAGGAGTGCCTTAAATCACAGGCTACCACCCGAACTGAATGA